The sequence below is a genomic window from Oreochromis niloticus isolate F11D_XX linkage group LG3, O_niloticus_UMD_NMBU, whole genome shotgun sequence.
AACACACTAGACTTTTTGCAGTTATCCAAGCTTTGTTAAGATCATAAACTCAGGAATGCTAACACTTAAACATGAAGTCATTTAGCTCAGCAGGACAAGTGAAGCATCAAAATCTTTGAAGTACTGTGTTTGAGCCACTGagtttgtgcatgtttgttctttattttttatttttttattttctcgcTGATAAATAGGCATGAAAAGCAATCCTTGAATACAAGGATTTCTCTTGCTAGAAGCTCTAATAAGAATCCAGGTGTCGGAAGCACCTGCAACTGATGTGAAATGAACATCCCAGATTTTGGTCCAACTTTCATTTTGGAACCGTTCTTCAGTCATAACAAGACATTGCGCAGAGACCACAAGCTGAAGGGCCATCCATATACTTTTAAAGAATGCAATAAATTCTAAGAATCAAGCaaatacaaagcaaagcaaaggaaaaatacataaaaagaaaacaactgcaAATGTGTACACATAAATAGTCATCATCAGTTTACCAGCATGCCTCTATAGGTTGTATAGGTTGTATGGGTGTATATCACAGAAACCCAGTGTCTGCTGAACTCCATGTTGATGATTTATGGCTGTCATGTGCTGATCTTTAATCCAGTATCTTTAaaacagtatgtgaggactcagggctgtgtgtcggacagggtcgtctgcagtacgggggccccacagggaacggttctggctccgttcctcttcaccatctacactgcagacttctcccacaactccacccagtgcttcctgcagaagttctctgatgactctgcaatagtcggcctcatcactgatggggacgacaaggagtacagaggactgactcaagactttgtggactggtgccagctgaactacctccagatcaacgccagtaaaaccaaggagctggtggtagacttccgcaggcacaagcatcctccactgcaaccactgaacatccaaggtatggacatcgaggctgtagacagctacaggtaccttggtgttcatctgaacaacaaactggactggactcataactcagacgccctctacaggaaagggcagagcaggctgtacctgcttcggagactcaggtcgtttggagtggagggcccactcctgaagaccttctatgactctgtggtggcctcagccatcttttatggtgtggtctgctgggggggcagcatctctgctggggacaggaagagactgaacaggctgatccgaagggccagctctgttctaggatgccctctggacccagtggaggtggtgagtgacaggagaatggtggctaagctgtcatccctgttggacaacatctcccaccccatgcatgagactgtgacagcactgagcagctccttcagtgggagactgcggcacccacggtgtgggacggagagatttcgcaggtctttcctccccactgctgtcagactctacaataaagacttttgcagctgatcaaacacacaaacccacacatgtgcaataagactgctatacgtgcaattcttcttctgacgaagttgtgtttttgtattttcctactcagttgtatatagtatttgtatttctattttattctattgtatatattattctattctattttattctattgtatatagtattttattttattttattgtattttattgcattccagtgttttctaatttctgctacataactttgcacttttgctgtaacaaaacaaatttcccacctgtgggactaataaaggccatcttatcttatcttttctCAGAAGTGTCATGCTTGAAGCAGAAATCCATCTAAATGGCCCTTGCTTTTTTCAAATAGCATGACGGCACGAATGATGGTAATGACGTCTCTGTTAGTGATTCATATTGGGACATGTTGACAAAAGTGATGGTATTCTTCCTCATTTGGCTCCCTCTTGCTATCTGGCACCATGTACAAGGCCCGCAGAAAGAAGTGGTACATGCAGTTATTGCATACCGTTCCCTGTGCAGACACGAGCTAGGGGCAAGGATCAAGGGAGTTAAATATACAGAAGAAACAAATGTTATCAAATAGTTCATGTTCACAAAGCTATAACAGCTCTATAACACAGCTGATTGCTTGGCTGTGGTCATTAATCATAGTCCAAGTCAATCTAAACAAAAACGCCTGGAACAAAAGTAGAGTGCAGAGTGGAGTACGACCCTCTGAAACAACCACGAGATTTCTCAGAGGCCGTCTGAGAAAGTAAAAACAGACTGAACACGTCGAAGCTGATCCCAAATCAGATAAACTGTGAAAGCAGCTGTGACTTTTGTGATGGTTTGCTAAGTACTGACGCAGTTACGGTGCCatttatttatgaaaaaaagcCTCAGTAATAATAAATGTGTCATATGAACCTGCACCTCAATACTGTATCACTGGCATATCAACACCCTGACAACTGTGGTCATCCATGGAATGAGTCCAGAAGGATCCAGGACAGGTAAACGCAGATACTCCCAAACGTCTCCTGCTATCTTACAGGTAATGCATGAAAGGCATTACCTAAGgcaccaaaaaaacaaagcagtcgGTACACATCAATGAGATTTTAGCTGTTAGATATGTGCAAGTGCCTCCTTTTgatcttttacaccttttaaaagTAAACACAGTTATTGTTTACCTCACTCAGTTTCTGTCCTGATCCTGTATTTATACTGAAcctgaaaacagctgcagaTGCCAGAAGCTCACAGGTTGGTTATAGGGGTCATGACAGAGGCCCGGGGATGTAATGACCATCTGGCCATATTTGGTGGATGCTTCACCTGATGGCAAAGGTTCCCTCAAAACCTTAATGCTATGTGTTCACACATGGCAGTGGCAAAGTGAGTAAATCAGAGAAATACACTAATTCATACCCTCCTCATCATCATAAATAGTTTGAACTTAACGTTAACATCGAACAAGTCGCCCAGTAACCTATTTAGGGTAAAGATTAGGTTGGAATGTTCCTCTTAAATGGAACTGGTATACCTAAATAGAAACATTAAGACAGAAAACTTTAAGGTCAAAATGCATGAACGAGAGTTGCTAAATCAACATCTTCTCAAATTATGCTGATTTAGCATGTGGGTAAAATCCAACTCAGAGTTGATGCTTACGCGTAAAATGCTGATAAAAATGACTTGTTTGAACCTTTAAAGGGATATAGAGTAGAACAAAGGAGTCCTGCGGAGCAGTGGCATGTGGCTCCGTCCCCATATTTTGAAATTCACTGACAAGTTGTTGACTCTGGCATTTCCTTGGATTCACACCACACTATTGTTTTAAAATCGATTTGCaacatttagtatttattaCGAGTCACAGAAACAATCCAACACAAAATATTTAGCAGCAACACAGAGATCAGCTAAATAGATATGCACAGGAAATGGAATATTAGCGGTGAAACAGAGAATATTTACAGTGAATAATCAAAGAGTTTACAGAAGCAAAATGGAAATATTTGACATTCTTCAATTCTTCCCCAACAGCCCACTCACTAAACCGaactgaactggataagcagacACAAATATGGATGGATGAATGCTTTAATCTCAAAATCCTAATTTGATATGTACATTCAGTATAAACAGCATTACCATATAATCATTATTAACCAAAACAGATGCATTTTTGCTCATAAATAACATCCTGGAAAACAGTGTTGTATAATTTAATGTGTAGTTTAAATCAGTGTGCTAAATCAGtcaaatcagctgtgtttgtgtttccttcATTCTTCTAGAAGGTGAGCATTTAATATGAAGATGGTGTCAAAATAGCATTAAATTAGGACTGTAGATAAAAGCTCTCTTCGCTTTGCAAACCCATAATAACATTTTATAAAGGCATTTTCTCAAGTGGTGAAATTCATGTCATTGTACATTTTGACATAACATTGCAGCATGGTGTTCACTGTAAATTATGTCCCGATTTACAGTAGAATAACTAATAAAGTAAAACGTGCTGTAGCGTGTGGCTACCTTGTGATCACAAGTGTCAGTCACTTAAAAAggtttaaagaaacaaagatgcACATTGTGAACTTCTCACCTCAATTGAGTCATAAAACCAAATGGTGACATTATCATAACAATGTCCAGTTTTTACAtatccatatatatatttataatgctTACATGATCAGTATGTTGTAGTGTCTTGTGTGTATTAAAGGATAGAACAATAACAAGTTTCACTTCACTAAAAAATGTTCCATTAACCCAGCAATGTGCATAAATAGTACTCGCTATGTGCACAGAAGTACTGTGAACCCCAAGTCTACCTTACCATTAGAAGAGAAGAAGATTTTCTTGCATACACTTATCATCATAAGGGAAACTATATCTTCTAAGGTTACTGAAAAGAAATAGTTTGTAGAGTTGAGCTCTATTAGTTTCCACCAGCGAAAGAATATAATCTCACAATCTAAGTAGTTACTCAAAGGAACACAAAGCTCCCTGCTCTAATATTGAAATGCCTTTTTATCACAGCTCTTTCACTTCATCTTGGGACAAACTGAACTTTCCTCTCCGCGGGACGCATTGTGTCCCTGCTGAATTCTCTGAGGTAACCGGGAGTGGCTCCAGAGCAGAGGAAATGTGATTAAATCAACTCCTGTACCCTGGAGGACACACTGCGGGGAGAAAGTCAGTTCTGGACGTGTCTAGACCAAGTGCGCCCCCTGCAGGGATGTTAGATGGGTGTATCtggctgaagaagaagaagaagaggcgtGGGATGCTGCTCTTCTTTTCAGCTCTCTGGAGATCTGGAGCCAAGATAGCGGATAGCAGCAGCATCCATACAGGCAGTCGCTCCACACACTCCCCTGTGAGACACACGAAGAGAAGCTTGAACGCAAGTGGGAGGCTCAAACAAAAGGTGAACATTTACATTTAGGTGTGAAAGAAACGCCAAGCAGCAGATTGGTACTGCAGTAAACCAGCACGATTACTTAAAGTCAGACTACAAATAGAGTCAAATATTTACATTACAGTTTtgcaacatttctttttggcaAAGAAGgccagattttaaaaaatgcatgcaGTGTGGATAAAAGCAGGCCGTGTCTTTGTCAGTGCAGGAGTACTAAGTGTTCTTGTGTTTCAGTGAGAATCCTCTCTCTGAGGACACCGGCTTTCTTGCAGCCAAGTCTTTGCTCATAGCAACAGAGAAAGGACTTGTCAGTAATGTCAGGATGAAAATGCTGGTGGGTGAGATTTGATAAATCAATAAAGTCTGAGAAACAGCAAAACAGCCGATGTTCATTCCATGCACAGCTTCGGCATGTGATTTTCCCTTCATGATACTGAGTCAGCACAGCAACTTTGAGGCCAGTTTCTGTCGGTTTTCTTTCCCTACTATCACTCCTCGCTGTAGAACAGTAGGTCTAGCCTTGTGTAAGTTAAACCTCTAGCTTCATTTTGGCTTGATTATGATGTAATATGACCTTTACCAACAGACAGCATTTATTAGGCCTAATTGGAAGTTTTGTGTGGGTCTGTGAAGTTTTGGCAAATGAAGTCCTGTTCTTCTATTTTGATTAACAGATACATTAGTCTGTGCACTGCACCTCTATGGTTTATGGATACAGCTAAACAAGCTTGCTTTGCAGATCATCAAGTGATCTATTAGTTGAGTGTGGCCCACAGACCAGCAGCATCCAATGCAAACCTTTTGTACAGAACTGACAAAAGGAGGAGAGGACACTACTGTACTCTTACAGAAAATCTCCAAAACAGCATTTGTCTTCCTTCCAACTCTTTGTTTCTAGTCAGCAAAGCAGACTAAACCTTTTTAACACTGAGAAATATGGTTGGTTAGAAGACTTGCCAGCTCatgaaggtttaaaaaaaacccataaactATTACCGACATCTgataaacacaaattacaaacaCTTTCAGGGTACACATCAGACAGATTTTTCTCTCAAAACTACGTCAATGTCATGCTAATGATAAAAGACAGCTCGTTTGATGTGTCTCCGCAGTTGAAAGACTTTTGCGGGTATTTTGACAAGTCCCTGGcattacatcagataaaaattAAGATATTTCACTTTCAAGCCCAAAAAATAATGAGAACAAGTTGTACCAAATTCCATGCGAGTCCAATTACTTGTTTAAGACATTTCATCTATAAGGTGAATCTCATAGTAACACTACAAGAAATCCTGCTGGCCTTGGTAATCACCAGTGTCTACCCCAGTGATTCTCTGGGCACCATGAATGTCTATGAACAGTGAAACTGGGGGTAACTGAAGAAAATATAGCGggataaatatatttaattcttACAGAAAGATGACCCTGAACATCAGAGTATGTAAGTaagtttcattttcatgttaTGTACCGTTACGGCCTTATCTCTTTCCTCTTATGAGAGAATAGTTGCCTTGTTGCACAAACAGCCTACATGCTGGGACTTGTTTTCATAAGAATTTTTGGCACCCTCCTAGCTCATGCTCTGCGGTATTGACAGCCACTGACAGCCCACTCCACCTCCATTAAAGCCAACATTACCAACCACCTCCTTCTCTCCGATGGCAGCGCTCCAGCATCTGCCTTGCTGGCCTTCAACCACTCCCACCTTATCGCTCCTTTTCTTCACTGTCCCAGAAAGGACAGCCTGGCCTTATCCGACATCAAACTGAACATTTGCTGTTTGCATGGGAAACAGCTGTTTCATATTAGCTGAGCACTGATCAGTGACGGCGACCTGATGTCTATCAGGAGTCTGTGTTCACACATGCAGGTGGATGAGTGCtcagtgtggacaaacacagcagtgaggCAGTAGGTGGGTGCCGGAGCAGTTCAGTACTTAGTTGTTTATTCATTTGGTTATTCATAGCAGTTATGCggacttatttatttaataattaacAAATATCTAATGTTACCGCACAGACTAACAATATTGTTTGCGTTGCTCAAGTAATAACTGGTGTCATTACGGTAACACATAGTGACGCTGGATCTATTTCTCCTGTGTGCTGTTATTGTGATTCATCACTTATATACCTCAATCTCCTCAGCTACAATCAGAATTATTCAAAGGCCCAGCAGCTCTGTGTAATTGAGCTGGGGACACAATGCGCTGCATCAGGAAGCAATCAGCTGCATTCTGTTTATCATGACATCAACTACAACTACAGGGATAGATTCCTTCATTTGAATGAAAGACTTTATAATCGCTAACAGTTAAAGTaaagtttaacttgtgtttgAAAAATGACGGCTTTGTCATTTATTCACTGAgaaaactgtgacaaaagctttaATCACATCAGTGTTGGTGCCAACACTGAATTTAAACAGAGACCATGGTCAGTTTTGTTCACTGGCAATTGCATATAAGATTTATTCAGACAATATGCCTATATCCTATTAAATACCGCCAACAGAAGAAGGGGGGAAAACATTGAAACCCGCTCAAACAACAGTACAGAGCCACATATGACTACATGGTACAGAAGTGGCACCTGTTTTGCAGAACAGCTAAGTTCTATTAATACAGTCTTAATGAAGTTAATAACAGATGCTTGTGTACAGAAGTGCTCCCTTAACTTCGAGACATTATTTTTTGATGACAGCACACATCAAATAATACTGTGAGTAttgaaaactaaaaataaaattgtggtTTTTTTGGCTTGAACTGGTGGTAAAAAATGATAAGCTAGCTAGCATTTAATCACAAACCTCACTAAAACTCATGTGAAGCAGCTCCCCAGCTTCAGATAGTAGTTTCTAGTACTATCATCAGTGAAGCACAtgggaaaatacatttttgaagaCATGGTGTCAGTCTTTTCAGAGGAGTTTAAAAAACTCGTAGTGTCCAGGACAAGGAGACATGTAGCCTTTCTGTGTGATTGCTATcagtattagcattagcaaaATGTTCCTTTTCATTCACTAACCATTTGTGTTTACTAAGCAGCAACCTGTGGAGCTCTGGACTCACTAAAATGTGAGTATCTAGTATTTTATCTGTATCTTAGCAGTAAATAGTTACTGTCTCTATGAAATCGAAGCTTGCTAGCACTGTGTTGTAACTTTAGCTTAGCACTCCATCTTGTCAGTCAAAGACAGTCATTTctaccacaaaaaaagaaagaaaaaacatttgccACCACTCCATTGTCCATTAAAAATAGATTTGGATAGGATTTAAGCCCAAACACTGGAATAAATAAGAACTTGAATTAAATAATTACTAAACTGCTACAAAGACCCACCTTGGAACTTTATAGTCTAAGGCGCAATATCTCCATCTCCTTAGGCTCTAAAGTTCCAAACTTGAGACTGACtagaacagcggtccccaaccttttttgcgccacggaccggtttatgcccgacaatattttcacggaccagccttaaggtgtcgcggataaatacaacaaaataaaactagtaccgctaccgaaaaaaagaagatttattcataacacacgtgaaaagacccaggaaaaccgagttaacgataaaaacgataacaaaataacgctgaaaaccgataaaaaccctgaaaccatacatttcacacctgagcctcaactctcgcggcccggtaccaaacgactcacggaccggtaccggtccaaggcccgggggttggggaccgctggactAGAAGACATGAACTAAAATATCTATTTGTGCATATTTCTCTAGGTTGTATTATGTAAGTGTTACTGGAGGTTTCCTTATTTCAAATATACATATACTGACATTTTTTGTCATTAATgcttaattttattattaattctATTATTAATGTTTTGGTGAGGCTCAGAGAAGCCAGCTGCCCCTAGTGGGGTTAGAGATGCTTAGACCTcacaggttttattttaaaatgtcatgTCAATTTGAGTGTGGTACATCTTAGAATTTAATcagaaaacaattttatgtgtttgtttgtttgtttttttaaaggcataATTTATGCTGTTTTCTAATACCTTTATGCCATATCGCTGCCTGACAGAAGCCCTCATGGCAAGAGAGGCTGGCGGTACACAGCCTATACAGTCCAGCAGAGGTAGGCAGGGGCATGCTCCCACTGCACTGGTCACTTTACAGGTAAAGACTGGGAGGCAGCACAGGGCAAAACAGCCTGCATAGATTACATAAATACACTATATTAAATCACTGGCAGCTAATAAGAGTTCAATCCAACTATCAGTCAATCACTGGGGATCAGCAAAGACAATGTAATAATTTCATATACTTACAGTCGCCCATGTCTTTGTAGCACTCACACAGACCAGTGCTCCATTGCCCTTCCTCTTGAACCGTGCTCTGTGGCTGAACCTGTACCACCTGTCGCAACATTGTTGAACTATTCAAAAGAAAAGTGGATTAACATAAGAAGATAAAAGATAAGAAGAAAACTATATTACAATTGCAAATAAATTCCTTGGCGATGCTCATTACATATTGAAGTTTAgtccatctatccattttctGTTGCTTATTCAAGTTTGGGTCAGAGCAGAGATACCCTGACCTTCCTTTCCCAAGATCATCTGTGGGGACATTGAAGCATTCCCATGCCAACCAAGAGATTTAATCTTGCCAGCGTCGTGGAGAGATCCTATCCTGAATCTGCCTTCTACCCTTCTCCTGGTAGCACATGGTAGGAAACACCTCACCTAGGAGGCATCAAGGAGTCACCCTAATCAGATGCACTAATTACCTCAGTTGGCTCCTTTCAGTGTGAAGGAGAACTGGCTCTACTCTAAGTCCCTCCCATATGACCAAGGAGCAGTCCAAAGCGTGGTTGGACTGCATTGCTCCTTCTGAGTATGAGGCTCAATTCATCCCCCTTTGTCCCGGTCCTTGCCTTCACTGCAGAAGGTGTGTGGGATTGAAGAGATTATTGAAGCATTCTTTCTACCACCATTATACTCTCATTTGAGGTTAGCAGCTGTCCTTGCCCACTCTGTGCAGTGTGAGGAAGAAGTCACTACCCCTTCCTGTTTCACCTGATGATTTGCTAGAAATACCTTGAAGTTGACCAAGTCTTTGCTTTAGCCACTGCCAGGGTCATATTGTCAACTGCCTCCGGAGTCCAACAGGCTTGCCACGCTTGACAGGACTCCTTCTTCATCTTAGCTGCTACCTTCACCTCTGCGGTCTATCTGGTTTGGGAGTTACTGCCACTCAGGCATCAACTACCTTGGAGCCACAGCTGCATAAATCAGCTTTGGCAACAGAGGTGCACGATATGAGGGACTAATTGTGGACCCTTGGAATGCTCTCAAAGCTTTACCAAAGCTGGGATTTGAAGATCCTGTGGAGCAGGCTTTTCCCAGACACTCCTTAAGAGCCTTTACTGTACATAGAGTAAACCAGGTTTCTCCAGCATCTTCCACTGCCGCCTGATCCAACTCAACACCAGTTGGCAATCAGCTGatgcctctgtctctctctttacCAAGATTTCTAAGACATATGGTTGCAGGTTTAATGATAAGATTACAAAATCAATCCTCAAACTGTGTCTTAGGGCATCCTGGTGCCAAGTGCACTTATGGACAGTCTTATGCTCAAATACAGTGTTTGTAATTGACACACAGTGGTTAGCACAGAAGTGCAACAAGAAAACACCACATGAATTCAGATCACTCAGGTCTTCCCTCCCAATCACACCGTCATTGTCCATGTGAACGCTGAAGCATTCCAGCTGAACAATTGTGTCCCCATCACGCATACCTTCAAACATCTTCCCCAGGGACCCCAAGAAGGTTGAGTACAAACATGATGTGGCACATGAGCACaaatgacagtcaggacctgttCCAGGTTCCAGGTCCAAGGCACACAGAAGCAATTCTCTAATCCACTGGGGGGAAAAACTCCAATCTGCAGGTACCAAACTGGACAAATACAAGTCTACCTACTCCTGCTCACCACCTCTTCTACCAGAAGTCATATTTCATACTCCTAAAGCCAGATTCAACCagaaaccaggctcagggtcACCAGGATTTCCACCCCTGACCCCTGCCCGATCCACAAAGTATAAAACTCCCTGAGTCGGGAGTTCACCACAGAAATTAGACATTCCCTCattcaaaaatgaaattatattATTAATAGGTTAGGAATATGGAAAATAAACACCTGTGAACATTTTTGCAGTTACTGTAGCAATgagttattttttgtttatttctgccCCTGCATAACCCACACAGATTAACATCTCtacacagcagcaaaaaaaaacaaaacaggtacAGATGTACAAACTAGCAAACTTTGCATTTGTGACCTCGGGAGCGAGCTGCCTCACCTCTCACTCATTAAAGTATTAAACACTGCTGTCTTCTAACATGAGCTGTTATTTAGCTTTATCTCTTCAGCCACATTCCAATCACTGAGGAGATAAAATATTCCACTAGAACTCTGTTACAGGAGCAGGCCGGGTTACAGGCAGCCTTCCGTCTGAGGAATAATTCGCATCGCTGTTCCAGAGAGTGTGGAAATGTTCAACCAGACTTGATAGAATAGATGACTCACCTTATCCAAACCGTTGTAAGCCAAGTTTTCTGCTCTACTctgtttcactttttctttcttttactcttCCCTTTTTACTTACATATATGAATGCTGCTCTTTAGTCACCACCTGACTGTAATGTTTTGGTGTAAATATGGGTGAAACGAGACAAACAGGCCCTTTTGTTCCCATGACAGTTTGCTTTGCTGACCTGCAGTGTGCTGAGTCCAGTGACAGGTTAGTTAAGTGTAAAAATTAGTTTAGACACAAACATTTGTAGGAAGCTATGTAAAATAAAACGATTGCATAACTCAACAcctctaat
It includes:
- the LOC102083041 gene encoding placenta-specific gene 8 protein isoform X2, whose product is MQSNHALDCSLVIWEGLRVEPVLLHTERSQLSSTMLRQVVQVQPQSTVQEEGQWSTGLCECYKDMGDCCFALCCLPVFTCKVTSAVGACPCLPLLDCIGCVPPASLAMRASVRQRYGIKGSVWSDCLYGCCCYPLSWLQISRELKRRAASHASSSSSSARYTHLTSLQGAHLV
- the LOC102083041 gene encoding PLAC8-like protein 1 isoform X3, with protein sequence MSESSTMLRQVVQVQPQSTVQEEGQWSTGLCECYKDMGDCCFALCCLPVFTCKVTSAVGACPCLPLLDCIGCVPPASLAMRASVRQRYGIKGSVWSDCLYGCCCYPLSWLQISRELKRRAASHASSSSSSARYTHLTSLQGAHLV
- the LOC102083041 gene encoding PLAC8-like protein 1 isoform X1, with the translated sequence MKKESCQAWQACWTPEAVDNMTLAVAKAKTWSTSSSTMLRQVVQVQPQSTVQEEGQWSTGLCECYKDMGDCCFALCCLPVFTCKVTSAVGACPCLPLLDCIGCVPPASLAMRASVRQRYGIKGSVWSDCLYGCCCYPLSWLQISRELKRRAASHASSSSSSARYTHLTSLQGAHLV